A window of Pseudanabaena sp. BC1403 contains these coding sequences:
- a CDS encoding Rho termination factor N-terminal domain-containing protein yields MKTQSLFEIATEAIVTISLIALLGLLTALTYALLSFLGNELTPQSLSTSQMPTSEVTVKNLTATNSVLPDATVTLPSAKAAPKLEASVKEEKTEIMEALATKPLTKMTVQELRPLAKERKIPNWRKLKKKELIFYLTA; encoded by the coding sequence ATGAAAACTCAATCATTATTCGAGATCGCAACCGAAGCGATCGTAACAATCAGCCTCATCGCATTACTGGGATTATTGACCGCACTAACCTATGCCCTACTCTCATTTCTAGGTAATGAACTCACCCCTCAATCACTGTCAACTTCTCAGATGCCAACATCAGAAGTTACAGTCAAGAATCTAACAGCCACAAACTCAGTGCTACCAGATGCAACAGTAACTTTACCCTCAGCAAAAGCAGCTCCAAAACTGGAAGCTTCGGTAAAGGAAGAAAAGACTGAAATCATGGAGGCGTTAGCTACTAAGCCACTCACGAAAATGACCGTGCAAGAACTCAGACCCTTAGCCAAAGAACGCAAAATCCCTAACTGGCGAAAACTGAAGAAGAAGGAATTGATCTTCTACCTAACCGCCTAG